From the Accumulibacter sp. genome, one window contains:
- a CDS encoding 3'-5' exonuclease, whose amino-acid sequence MRPRRRRLLAGLAVFLSMLAVVASTAALLLVGEPAAGADGDALASRLLKLIPVVLIASGAGCWLSFKLDTLYVQAPLRLAEQLAATLPHAGLRVGRYEAPEVEQLAQVVNQLLAQREADRSEVAEHFRATQASLEEERGRLSALMADLSQSVVVCNLDGRVLLYNQRAKQELSTGPDGDRTELLGLGRSIHAVLDRAVIGYAIARLQQASAAADSGHAPEVVGSTHFVTGTASGRLLRAHMSPVLGQTGRHHADGGALSMTGFVLVLDDVTMTNERHTRRDAVIQSLIEGCRGPLGSVRAAAEMLCDFPDMSSEQKDRFTLAIRDEATVLSAQFDKAARAFSSDLRERWVLEEINGAEILLATAGSIQEKGGGGRPPLAVKTEHVEKGLWLRVDSFALLQALRHLALRLQDDYGIREVRLSLTRSGHLAQLDLSWQGGFMNNETAMSWLQDPMNVPGKSSSLSVTDVVERCNGDIWFQRERVSHRAFFRTVLPMAAAPGNLPMPMPVATAEERPEFYDFDLFGWSASGHELDDRPLSELAYTVFDTETTGLHPAEGDEIIQIGATRIVNGRLLRHECFDQLVKPQVRLSPGSVEVHGLTRELLAGQPGIDVVLPRFHAFCADTVLVGHNAAFDMRFLQLQEKRTGVRFEQPVLDTLLLSSVLHPNQATHQLEAIAERLAVPVLGRHTALGDAMVTAEVFLKMLPLLAEIGVRTLRQAREASQTSYLARVRY is encoded by the coding sequence ATGAGGCCGCGGCGCAGACGCCTGCTGGCAGGGCTGGCGGTCTTCCTGTCGATGCTTGCGGTGGTCGCGTCCACCGCGGCGTTGTTGCTCGTCGGCGAGCCCGCCGCCGGTGCTGACGGTGACGCTCTCGCGAGCCGGCTGCTCAAGCTGATACCGGTGGTCCTGATCGCCTCGGGAGCGGGCTGCTGGCTGTCGTTCAAACTCGATACGCTGTACGTCCAGGCGCCACTGCGCCTGGCGGAACAGCTCGCGGCAACGCTGCCGCATGCCGGCCTGCGGGTTGGTCGCTACGAGGCGCCCGAAGTCGAGCAACTGGCGCAGGTCGTCAATCAGCTGCTCGCCCAGCGCGAAGCGGACCGCAGCGAGGTCGCCGAGCACTTCCGCGCCACACAGGCATCGCTCGAGGAGGAACGGGGCCGCTTGAGTGCGCTGATGGCTGACCTCAGCCAGAGTGTCGTCGTCTGCAACCTGGATGGTCGCGTGCTGCTGTACAACCAACGGGCAAAGCAGGAGCTCTCGACCGGACCGGACGGCGACAGGACCGAGTTGCTCGGTCTGGGACGTTCGATTCATGCCGTTCTCGACCGCGCGGTCATCGGCTATGCCATAGCCCGCCTGCAGCAGGCCAGTGCTGCGGCGGACTCCGGGCATGCCCCGGAGGTCGTCGGCTCGACGCACTTTGTCACCGGGACTGCCAGCGGTCGCTTGCTGCGTGCCCACATGTCTCCGGTCCTGGGACAGACGGGTCGGCATCATGCCGACGGCGGCGCGCTCTCGATGACCGGTTTCGTTCTCGTTCTCGATGACGTGACCATGACCAACGAGCGACATACGCGGCGGGACGCGGTCATCCAGTCGCTGATCGAGGGGTGCCGCGGGCCGCTCGGCAGTGTGCGCGCGGCCGCCGAGATGCTCTGCGATTTCCCGGACATGTCGAGCGAGCAGAAGGACCGCTTCACGCTGGCGATCCGCGACGAAGCCACGGTGCTGTCGGCGCAGTTCGACAAGGCGGCGCGGGCGTTCTCGAGCGACCTGCGCGAGCGCTGGGTGCTGGAGGAGATCAACGGTGCCGAGATCCTGCTGGCGACGGCTGGCAGCATCCAGGAAAAAGGCGGCGGCGGCCGGCCTCCGCTCGCCGTCAAGACCGAGCACGTCGAAAAGGGGCTCTGGCTGCGCGTGGACAGTTTTGCCTTGCTGCAGGCGCTGCGTCATCTGGCGCTCCGCCTGCAGGACGACTACGGGATTCGTGAAGTCCGCCTGTCGCTGACGCGCAGCGGACATCTGGCCCAACTCGACCTGTCGTGGCAGGGCGGCTTCATGAACAACGAAACGGCGATGAGCTGGTTGCAGGATCCGATGAACGTCCCTGGCAAGTCATCCTCGCTGAGTGTGACCGACGTCGTCGAGCGCTGCAACGGCGACATCTGGTTCCAGCGCGAACGCGTCTCGCATCGCGCCTTCTTCAGGACCGTACTGCCGATGGCGGCGGCACCCGGCAACCTGCCCATGCCGATGCCCGTGGCAACGGCTGAAGAGCGTCCCGAGTTCTATGACTTCGACCTGTTCGGCTGGTCGGCGAGCGGCCATGAACTCGACGACCGGCCGCTCAGCGAACTCGCTTACACGGTTTTCGATACCGAGACAACCGGTCTGCACCCCGCCGAAGGCGACGAGATCATCCAGATCGGCGCGACGCGGATCGTCAACGGCCGTCTCCTGCGGCATGAGTGCTTCGACCAACTGGTCAAGCCCCAGGTCCGCCTGTCACCTGGTTCGGTGGAGGTGCACGGCCTGACGCGCGAACTGCTCGCCGGTCAGCCGGGCATCGATGTCGTCTTGCCCCGCTTCCACGCCTTCTGTGCCGATACCGTCCTGGTCGGCCACAACGCGGCTTTCGACATGCGCTTCCTGCAGCTCCAGGAGAAGCGGACTGGCGTGCGTTTCGAGCAACCGGTGCTCGATACCCTGCTGCTCTCCTCGGTCCTGCACCCGAACCAGGCAACGCACCAGCTCGAAGCGATCGCCGAACGTCTGGCGGTGCCGGTTCTTGGACGGCATACGGCGCTCGGCGACGCGATGGTGACCGCCGAGGTCTTCCTGAAAATGCTGCCGCTGCTCGCCGAGATCGGGGTCAGGACCCTGCGTCAGGCGCGCGAAGCCAGCCAGACGAGCTACCTGGCGCGGGTCAGGTACTGA
- a CDS encoding MFS transporter yields MFRTLARPEVLVTTLAAAGILMVTMGARQSLGLFVSPLNSATGLGIATISLALAVGQFTWGAIQPLAGAVADRYGPRMVLVGGLLLLALGSAMTPFMDSGPGLIVSLGLLSAIGSGAGSFSVLIGAAAQRLPLESRAAASGVINAGGSFGQFVFAPILQKLIQSIGWIGAMWSLALMTLAALPLIGRLAGSKAAPAAHRADAGNGLRAAIGDALRDRSYLLLHVGFFTCGFHIAFLVTHLPGEVDLCGLPPAVASWSLAIIGLANIFGSLYAGSCVARYRSKYVLAVMYGSRALLIAGYLLLPRSETTFYLFAAGLGFTWLATVPPTAAIVGKLFGVRYLATLFGLTLLSHQIGGFLGAWLGGLAITRLGDYTWMWYADMALAAFAAIVNLPIREARPQQAAVPA; encoded by the coding sequence ATGTTCCGTACCCTTGCCCGACCCGAGGTCCTGGTCACCACTCTGGCGGCCGCCGGCATCCTGATGGTGACGATGGGTGCCCGCCAGTCGCTCGGGCTCTTCGTCAGTCCGCTCAACTCCGCGACCGGTCTTGGCATCGCCACCATCAGCCTGGCGCTGGCGGTCGGGCAATTCACCTGGGGCGCGATCCAGCCGTTGGCCGGCGCCGTCGCCGACCGCTACGGGCCGCGCATGGTGCTGGTCGGCGGCCTGCTGCTGCTCGCCCTGGGCAGCGCGATGACGCCGTTCATGGACTCGGGCCCGGGCCTGATCGTCTCGCTCGGCTTGCTCTCGGCCATCGGCTCCGGCGCCGGCAGCTTCTCGGTGCTCATCGGCGCGGCGGCGCAGCGCCTGCCGCTCGAGTCGCGCGCCGCCGCGTCCGGAGTCATCAACGCCGGTGGGTCGTTCGGCCAGTTCGTCTTCGCGCCGATCCTGCAAAAGCTGATCCAGAGCATCGGCTGGATCGGCGCGATGTGGTCGCTGGCGCTGATGACGCTCGCCGCCTTGCCGCTGATCGGCCGGCTGGCGGGATCGAAGGCGGCACCTGCGGCGCATCGTGCCGACGCCGGCAACGGGTTGCGGGCCGCGATCGGCGACGCCCTGCGCGACCGCAGTTACCTGCTGCTGCATGTCGGCTTCTTCACCTGCGGCTTCCACATCGCCTTCCTCGTCACCCATCTGCCGGGCGAGGTCGATCTGTGCGGCCTGCCGCCGGCGGTCGCCAGCTGGTCGCTGGCGATCATCGGGCTGGCGAACATCTTCGGCAGCCTTTACGCCGGTTCGTGTGTCGCGCGCTACCGCAGCAAGTACGTCCTCGCGGTCATGTACGGTTCGCGCGCGCTGCTCATTGCCGGCTACCTGCTGCTGCCGCGCAGCGAGACGACCTTCTACCTCTTCGCCGCCGGCCTCGGTTTCACCTGGCTGGCGACCGTGCCGCCGACGGCCGCCATCGTCGGCAAGCTGTTCGGTGTGCGGTACCTCGCCACCCTGTTCGGGCTGACCCTGCTCTCGCACCAGATCGGCGGCTTCCTCGGCGCCTGGCTCGGTGGCTTGGCGATCACCCGCCTCGGCGATTACACGTGGATGTGGTACGCGGACATGGCGCTGGCGGCATTCGCCGCGATCGTCAACCTGCCGATTCGTGAAGCACGGCCACAGCAGGCCGCGGTGCCCGCCTGA
- a CDS encoding sigma-70 family RNA polymerase sigma factor — protein sequence MKSSTDPGARPTSTAQRGLPPQAADIATELASFRREMLRFATLQLRDQASAEDAVQEAMLAALQGADRFGERARLKTWVFSILKNKIVDIIRRRVREPTYEDPLGEIDDADFDPLFQSNGHWQRDTRPSDWGDPERSFENRSFWAIFDACMNRLPPGTARVFMMREMLGLETDEICAELSMSSNNCWVVLHRARMGLRLCLDQRWFAGSGGLAA from the coding sequence ATGAAATCCAGCACCGACCCCGGCGCGAGGCCGACCTCGACCGCCCAGCGCGGCCTGCCACCGCAGGCCGCCGACATCGCCACCGAGCTTGCCAGCTTCCGGCGCGAGATGCTGCGCTTCGCGACGCTGCAGTTGCGCGACCAGGCGAGTGCCGAAGACGCGGTGCAGGAAGCCATGCTGGCCGCCCTGCAGGGAGCGGACCGCTTTGGCGAGCGCGCCCGGTTGAAGACCTGGGTGTTCTCGATCCTGAAGAACAAGATCGTGGACATCATCCGCCGGCGGGTGCGTGAACCGACCTACGAAGACCCGCTGGGCGAGATCGACGACGCCGACTTCGACCCGCTCTTCCAGAGCAACGGTCACTGGCAGCGCGACACGCGCCCCTCCGACTGGGGCGACCCGGAGCGCAGCTTCGAGAACCGCAGTTTCTGGGCGATCTTCGACGCCTGCATGAACCGGCTGCCACCGGGAACCGCGCGCGTCTTCATGATGCGCGAAATGCTCGGCCTCGAAACCGACGAAATCTGCGCCGAGCTGTCGATGAGCAGCAACAACTGCTGGGTCGTTCTGCACCGGGCGCGCATGGGGCTGCGCCTGTGCCTCGACCAGCGCTGGTTTGCCGGCAGCGGAGGGCTCGCGGCATGA
- a CDS encoding zf-HC2 domain-containing protein, whose amino-acid sequence MMNCKQATRLMSEEMDRDLAAGDRLALRLHTLLCSGCARYREQMAFLRQASRQQVPDDDTPESLR is encoded by the coding sequence ATGATGAACTGCAAACAGGCGACACGACTGATGTCGGAAGAGATGGACCGCGATCTCGCCGCCGGCGACCGCTTGGCGCTGCGCCTGCACACCTTGCTCTGTTCCGGCTGCGCCCGCTATCGCGAGCAGATGGCGTTCCTCCGCCAAGCGTCCCGGCAGCAGGTACCGGACGACGACACCCCAGAATCATTACGGTGA
- a CDS encoding HDOD domain-containing protein produces MDGNEEVPLREPCSPGPAGVEAALEENLRAIDIPPRPMILDRIRDEMMQDDPCLRRVGQLINADVGLAAGLIKTAGSPSFGLRTRVRSVADALMLLGLDVTSRAVAAINLRRAFPNSGHYVRFWDASARIAALSGWLAQEISLPGLHAADAYTFGLFRDCGIVILLRRLPTYMQTLARANGDAERSFTAVERAEHPTDHAVVGGLMAVDWWLPDELCQAIRHHHERAALASLQPDLPPPSRRLIAVSQTAEHLLQQLSGASRTQEWAKLGEVCLPLLGIDEKDLRQLHSGATAIIQTAA; encoded by the coding sequence GTGGATGGAAACGAGGAAGTCCCGCTGAGGGAACCGTGTTCACCCGGCCCGGCGGGTGTGGAAGCCGCGCTCGAGGAAAACCTGCGGGCGATCGACATTCCGCCGCGACCGATGATCCTCGACCGCATCCGCGACGAGATGATGCAGGACGACCCCTGTCTGCGTCGTGTCGGGCAACTGATCAACGCCGACGTCGGCTTGGCCGCCGGCCTCATCAAGACCGCCGGCTCGCCTTCCTTCGGCCTGCGCACGCGCGTGCGCTCGGTTGCCGATGCGCTCATGCTGCTCGGCCTCGATGTGACGAGCCGGGCGGTTGCCGCGATCAACCTGCGACGCGCCTTCCCCAACAGCGGTCACTACGTCCGCTTCTGGGACGCGTCGGCGCGCATCGCCGCGCTCTCCGGCTGGCTGGCGCAGGAAATCAGCCTGCCCGGTCTGCATGCTGCCGATGCCTACACCTTCGGCCTCTTCCGCGACTGCGGGATCGTCATCCTGCTGCGCCGGCTACCCACCTACATGCAGACCCTGGCGCGCGCGAACGGCGACGCCGAACGCTCGTTCACCGCTGTCGAGCGCGCCGAACATCCGACCGATCACGCGGTCGTCGGTGGCCTGATGGCCGTCGACTGGTGGCTACCCGATGAGCTCTGCCAGGCGATCCGGCATCATCACGAGCGGGCTGCGCTGGCTTCGCTGCAACCCGACCTGCCGCCACCGAGCCGTCGCCTGATCGCCGTCAGCCAGACCGCCGAACACCTCCTGCAGCAACTCAGCGGCGCGAGTCGGACACAGGAGTGGGCAAAGCTCGGCGAAGTCTGCCTGCCGCTGCTCGGCATCGACGAGAAAGACCTGCGTCAGCTGCATTCCGGCGCAACGGCGATCATCCAGACCGCCGCCTGA